The Seleniivibrio woodruffii genome window below encodes:
- a CDS encoding MBL fold metallo-hydrolase: MTFNCISSGSSGNCYFLEFDDRVVFVDCGVTMKSIKASVDISRFQGKEIQLYITHEHHDHVSGLKPFINKFSPKIFASEGTASALHSAVGHAAHIYVLKGGCEYDVSGLSVIPFDINHDSREPLGYRFSFSEKVVTFATDLGVVSKEVEKFLCCCDVLVLESNYEPKLLEQGKYPLYLKKRIASQKGHLSNKDAVKILSSICDTGLGKVFLAHVSEENNDYELLESYAKYCRDKFNIDTSVLRKETPRTGVSL, encoded by the coding sequence ATGACATTCAACTGCATATCGTCCGGCAGTTCCGGCAACTGCTATTTTCTGGAGTTTGACGACAGAGTTGTCTTTGTGGACTGCGGTGTCACCATGAAGAGCATCAAAGCCAGTGTGGATATTTCCCGCTTTCAGGGCAAAGAGATACAGCTTTATATCACCCACGAACACCACGACCACGTCAGCGGTCTGAAACCCTTCATAAACAAGTTCTCCCCTAAAATATTCGCCAGCGAGGGAACCGCATCGGCTCTCCACTCAGCGGTGGGGCATGCGGCGCATATCTATGTGCTTAAAGGCGGATGTGAATATGATGTCAGCGGGCTTTCAGTTATCCCGTTCGACATAAACCACGACAGCCGTGAACCTCTTGGCTATCGTTTCAGCTTTTCGGAAAAGGTTGTGACCTTCGCAACCGACCTTGGCGTTGTATCCAAAGAGGTGGAAAAGTTCCTGTGCTGCTGTGATGTGCTCGTGCTTGAGTCCAACTACGAACCGAAGCTGCTGGAGCAGGGCAAATATCCCCTCTATCTGAAAAAGCGCATTGCCTCACAGAAAGGGCATCTCTCGAACAAGGATGCCGTAAAGATCCTCAGCTCAATATGCGACACAGGGCTTGGCAAGGTCTTTCTGGCACATGTGAGCGAGGAGAACAACGACTATGAACTGCTTGAGAGCTATGCGAAATACTGTCGGGATAAATTCAATATAGACACTTCTGTGTTAAGGAAAGAGACGCCCAGAACAGGCGTCTCCCTGTAA
- the glmU gene encoding bifunctional UDP-N-acetylglucosamine diphosphorylase/glucosamine-1-phosphate N-acetyltransferase GlmU, with protein MNLMVLILAAGKGTRMKSETPKVLFRAAGRPMVDYVADAASELGAERINVVIGNGAELVQKHLAGRAEFSVQTEQRGTGDAVMAAAESISSFNGKVLILCGDMPLVKPETLKAFMDAASKHPVAFMSVKVKNPFGYGRVIRGVDGSVIKIVEEKDATEDEKREDEINTGIYLCDSKELLARLEGIDCVNAQCEYYLTDIVKKGAFAYLCKDEKEFLGVNNRVQLAEASRVLWDRIAEKHMMNGVSVLDPATFYCDSTVEIENDVTIYPNVFLEGDTKIGKGSIVYSGTRIKDSVIAENCEIKENCLITDSHVGAESHIGPMAHLRPGSVLKGDNKIGNFVEMKKACMGEGSKASHLTYLGDAEIGKDVNIGCGTITCNYDGYNKYKTVIEDGVFIGSDTQLVAPVTVGKGALVAAGSTITKDVPADALGITRAKQQNMEGWVSAWKKKKGVE; from the coding sequence ATGAATCTTATGGTGCTCATACTTGCCGCTGGCAAGGGGACTCGTATGAAATCCGAGACGCCGAAGGTGCTTTTCAGGGCGGCGGGCAGACCTATGGTTGACTATGTTGCTGATGCCGCATCAGAGCTTGGTGCGGAAAGGATAAATGTCGTAATAGGCAACGGAGCGGAACTTGTTCAGAAACATCTGGCGGGCAGGGCGGAGTTCTCCGTTCAGACCGAGCAGAGGGGAACAGGTGACGCAGTTATGGCGGCCGCTGAAAGCATAAGCAGTTTCAACGGCAAGGTGCTGATACTCTGCGGCGATATGCCTCTGGTGAAACCCGAAACCCTCAAGGCGTTCATGGATGCCGCTTCAAAACATCCCGTTGCATTCATGTCTGTGAAGGTGAAAAATCCTTTCGGCTATGGAAGGGTTATCCGGGGTGTCGACGGTTCGGTCATTAAGATCGTCGAGGAGAAGGACGCCACCGAAGACGAAAAACGTGAAGATGAGATCAACACAGGAATTTATCTGTGCGACAGCAAAGAACTTCTGGCCAGACTGGAAGGGATCGACTGCGTGAACGCACAGTGCGAATATTATCTGACGGATATTGTCAAAAAGGGTGCTTTTGCATATCTTTGCAAGGATGAGAAGGAGTTTCTCGGAGTGAACAACAGAGTTCAGCTTGCCGAGGCTTCCAGAGTCCTCTGGGACAGAATAGCCGAAAAACATATGATGAACGGCGTTTCCGTCCTCGATCCCGCAACATTTTACTGCGACAGTACGGTTGAAATTGAGAACGATGTCACCATCTATCCCAACGTATTTCTGGAAGGGGATACGAAGATCGGCAAGGGGAGCATCGTTTATTCCGGAACAAGGATCAAGGACAGCGTTATCGCTGAGAATTGCGAGATAAAAGAGAATTGCCTGATAACCGACAGCCATGTTGGCGCAGAAAGCCACATAGGACCCATGGCACATCTGAGACCCGGCTCGGTGCTGAAAGGCGACAACAAGATAGGCAACTTTGTGGAGATGAAAAAGGCCTGTATGGGCGAGGGCTCAAAGGCCAGCCACCTGACATATCTGGGTGATGCCGAGATAGGAAAGGATGTCAACATAGGCTGCGGAACCATAACATGCAACTATGACGGATATAATAAATATAAGACAGTGATAGAGGACGGCGTTTTCATTGGAAGCGACACCCAGCTTGTGGCTCCGGTCACAGTGGGCAAGGGCGCACTGGTTGCCGCCGGATCGACCATCACAAAGGATGTCCCCGCCGATGCACTGGGAATAACCAGAGCAAAACAGCAGAATATGGAAGGCTGGGTATCAGCATGGAAAAAGAAGAAAGGGGTTGAATAG
- a CDS encoding HIT family protein codes for MQRGIKKLWAPWRMAYISKLGGKDEGCIFCTKPKQQTDKENLILHRGRTAFVIMNLYPYSNGHCMVIPYKHTSDLTELTDEETLELMQLVKLTIKVFKKVFNPEGFNTGFNLGRAGGAGISQHIHFHVLPRWVGDTNFMPVLAETRVISEHIADTYDKLKKAFDEETKA; via the coding sequence ATGCAAAGAGGCATTAAGAAGCTGTGGGCTCCCTGGAGAATGGCATACATCTCCAAACTGGGCGGAAAGGACGAGGGATGCATTTTCTGCACAAAACCCAAACAGCAGACAGACAAAGAAAATCTGATACTCCACAGAGGCAGGACGGCGTTTGTCATCATGAACCTATACCCCTACAGCAACGGCCACTGCATGGTGATTCCCTACAAACACACATCTGACCTGACAGAACTGACAGACGAAGAGACACTCGAGCTGATGCAGCTCGTTAAGCTCACAATAAAAGTTTTCAAAAAGGTGTTCAACCCCGAAGGGTTCAACACAGGTTTCAACCTCGGCAGAGCCGGAGGTGCGGGAATCAGCCAGCACATCCATTTCCACGTTCTGCCCAGATGGGTCGGCGATACCAACTTTATGCCCGTTCTGGCCGAAACAAGGGTCATTTCCGAGCATATCGCAGACACATATGACAAACTGAAAAAAGCGTTCGACGAGGAGACAAAAGCATGA
- a CDS encoding LapA family protein, which produces MRAIAGLIKIAVTLVIIVFAIMNVNTVEVKYFFGAPTLKMPLFIVVLGSMLFGVVLATLMYYLDRFKMSHQIGQLKKQVKKQEDELERLRNIPFMDKMD; this is translated from the coding sequence ATGAGAGCCATAGCAGGACTTATTAAAATAGCAGTTACACTGGTGATTATAGTTTTCGCCATTATGAATGTGAACACCGTTGAAGTGAAATATTTCTTCGGCGCACCCACTCTTAAAATGCCGCTGTTCATAGTTGTTCTGGGTTCAATGCTCTTCGGCGTTGTTCTCGCCACGCTAATGTATTATCTGGACAGATTCAAAATGTCACACCAGATAGGTCAGCTGAAAAAGCAGGTTAAAAAGCAGGAAGACGAACTGGAACGCCTGCGCAACATCCCCTTTATGGATAAAATGGACTAG
- a CDS encoding hemolysin family protein produces the protein MITELAFLLFLILLNAFFAASEIALISLNDNKLRIQAESGDKKAILIQSLLKEPGRFLATIQIGITLAGFLASAYASETFADRSADYLAGIFPTVSVTVLKTASMIAITLILSYFTLVLGELVPKRLAMKKAEVISRIIAKPLNVLYVCTAPFVKFLSVSTNFFVRLFGVNPDEEDERVTEEEIRMMVDVGEERGAIHETEKQMINNIFEFNNKNVADIMTHRIKIAALPVDASFDDTISILKSEQYSRIPVYKESIDNIVGILHSKDILSFMAENPSSEGFSLENLIREPMFVPETKRLDLLFTDMQAGKRQMAVAIDEYGGTAGIVTIEDLLEEIVGNIVDEYDDEEQEITEAGDREFLVDGSINLFKLRDFFLADFPVEDFDTVGGFVTGLLDRIPVTGDVAEWNNFVFTAEQVQDKRITKVRVVVKTENEDDVI, from the coding sequence TTGATTACCGAATTGGCGTTCCTGCTGTTTCTGATCCTGCTTAACGCATTTTTTGCGGCTTCCGAAATAGCCCTGATCTCTCTGAACGACAACAAACTTCGTATCCAGGCCGAAAGCGGCGACAAAAAGGCCATTCTCATCCAGTCATTGCTGAAAGAGCCGGGCAGGTTCCTCGCAACCATCCAGATAGGTATCACTCTGGCGGGATTCCTTGCCAGTGCATACGCTTCGGAAACGTTTGCCGACAGATCGGCAGATTATCTTGCAGGGATCTTTCCGACAGTATCAGTAACAGTGCTGAAGACAGCATCAATGATTGCCATTACGCTCATCCTGTCATATTTCACGCTGGTTCTGGGAGAGCTTGTTCCCAAGCGTCTGGCAATGAAAAAGGCGGAGGTGATCTCAAGGATAATTGCTAAGCCTCTGAACGTGCTCTATGTATGCACGGCGCCTTTCGTCAAGTTTCTGTCCGTGTCCACAAACTTTTTTGTCCGTCTTTTCGGGGTGAATCCCGATGAGGAGGATGAGAGGGTGACGGAGGAGGAGATACGGATGATGGTCGATGTGGGCGAGGAGAGAGGAGCGATCCACGAAACTGAAAAGCAGATGATCAACAACATTTTCGAGTTCAACAACAAGAACGTTGCGGACATCATGACCCATAGAATCAAGATAGCGGCACTTCCCGTTGATGCGAGCTTTGACGACACCATAAGCATTCTGAAAAGCGAGCAGTATTCAAGAATCCCTGTTTACAAAGAGAGCATCGACAATATCGTGGGTATTCTCCACTCAAAGGACATTCTGAGCTTTATGGCGGAGAATCCTTCATCCGAAGGCTTTTCTCTGGAGAATCTAATCAGGGAGCCCATGTTTGTTCCGGAGACAAAGCGTCTTGATCTGCTGTTTACGGACATGCAGGCGGGTAAACGTCAGATGGCTGTTGCCATCGACGAATACGGCGGAACGGCGGGTATCGTCACCATTGAAGACCTGCTGGAAGAGATAGTGGGCAACATTGTGGACGAGTACGACGACGAGGAGCAGGAGATAACCGAGGCGGGCGACAGAGAGTTCCTTGTGGACGGCAGTATCAACCTGTTCAAGCTGAGGGATTTTTTCCTTGCTGATTTTCCTGTGGAAGATTTTGACACGGTTGGCGGATTTGTCACGGGGCTTCTGGACAGAATACCTGTCACAGGTGACGTGGCTGAGTGGAACAACTTTGTGTTCACCGCAGAGCAGGTTCAGGACAAGCGCATAACCAAGGTTCGTGTGGTTGTTAAGACCGAAAACGAAGACGACGTGATATAA
- the glmS gene encoding glutamine--fructose-6-phosphate transaminase (isomerizing), producing the protein MCGIVGYIGEQNASSILVDGLTKLEYRGYDSAGLALMEKSGIEIERSVGKLINLKNQIAQKHFTAVLGIGHTRWATHGKPSFENAHPHRSNELTVVHNGIIENYLELKQFLLSKGYGFTSETDTEVVAHLIHENYEGDLLKSVQKTLKQVHGSYGLAIISEKEPDKIIIARKDSPLVIGVGEGEMFAASDIPAVLAHTRKFIFMDDGDVACLTKDGYQIYDKNDIPVTREMRTIDWNPVMAEKAGYSHFMQKEIHEQPRAIIDTIRGKFSLEQGTIGGELLEGIQHRIKDFNRIVIVACGTSWHAGLIGKFYIEKFAKIPVEVDIASEFRYRDLVIDDKTLFVAITQSGETADTLSAMRIAKKMGAAVAAVCNVVGSSVSREADSTVYTHAGPEIGVASTKAFTTQVASLFLFALQLAQTKKTMTPDQIRHYLKELVRVPEVIEKTLKHEDYILSLAKKFKDAKDFLYLGRNVNYPIALEGALKLKEISYIHAEGYPAGEMKHGPIALIDENLPVFIICPQSSVYEKIASNVQEVKSRDGIVLAVVTEGDTGLDALADHKIEIPAIAEELSVFPAVVVTQIFSYYVASLLGLDVDQPRNLAKSVTVE; encoded by the coding sequence ATGTGCGGAATAGTGGGATACATAGGCGAACAGAACGCATCGAGCATACTGGTTGACGGTCTTACAAAACTTGAATACAGAGGCTACGACTCTGCGGGTCTCGCTCTGATGGAAAAAAGCGGGATAGAGATTGAGCGGAGCGTGGGCAAACTGATAAATCTGAAAAACCAGATAGCGCAGAAACACTTCACCGCAGTGCTGGGCATAGGCCACACCCGCTGGGCGACACACGGCAAACCCTCTTTCGAGAATGCCCACCCCCACAGGTCAAACGAGCTTACCGTCGTTCACAACGGTATCATTGAGAACTATCTGGAACTGAAACAGTTTCTGCTCAGCAAGGGATACGGCTTCACATCCGAAACGGACACAGAGGTTGTTGCCCACCTGATACACGAGAACTATGAAGGCGACCTGCTGAAAAGCGTCCAGAAGACGCTGAAACAGGTTCACGGTTCATACGGTCTTGCCATCATCAGCGAAAAAGAACCTGACAAGATAATAATAGCCAGAAAGGACAGCCCCCTTGTAATAGGTGTCGGCGAAGGCGAAATGTTTGCGGCCAGCGACATTCCCGCTGTGCTTGCCCACACCAGAAAATTCATCTTCATGGATGACGGAGATGTGGCATGCCTCACCAAAGACGGCTATCAGATATACGACAAGAACGATATTCCTGTCACCAGAGAGATGAGAACAATCGACTGGAACCCCGTAATGGCGGAGAAGGCCGGATACAGCCACTTTATGCAGAAAGAGATACACGAGCAGCCCAGAGCCATAATCGATACCATCAGAGGCAAATTCAGCCTTGAGCAGGGGACGATAGGCGGCGAACTGCTGGAAGGTATCCAGCACAGGATAAAGGACTTTAACCGTATAGTCATAGTCGCATGCGGAACCAGCTGGCATGCGGGGCTTATCGGAAAATTCTACATTGAAAAATTCGCAAAGATACCCGTTGAGGTGGATATTGCTTCCGAGTTCAGATACAGAGACCTTGTGATAGACGACAAGACCCTTTTCGTTGCCATTACCCAGTCCGGAGAGACCGCTGACACCCTTTCGGCAATGCGCATCGCAAAGAAGATGGGTGCGGCTGTGGCGGCTGTCTGCAACGTTGTGGGCTCGTCCGTTTCCCGTGAGGCCGACAGCACTGTCTATACCCATGCTGGACCCGAAATAGGTGTTGCATCCACGAAGGCGTTTACAACTCAGGTGGCCAGCCTTTTCCTGTTTGCCCTTCAGCTGGCGCAGACAAAGAAGACAATGACACCCGACCAGATAAGACATTACCTGAAGGAGCTCGTAAGGGTTCCTGAGGTCATAGAGAAAACCCTGAAACATGAGGACTACATCCTTTCACTTGCTAAAAAGTTCAAGGATGCAAAAGACTTCCTGTATCTGGGCAGAAACGTGAACTATCCCATCGCCCTTGAGGGTGCGCTCAAGCTGAAAGAGATATCCTATATCCACGCTGAAGGCTACCCCGCAGGCGAAATGAAACACGGCCCCATCGCTCTCATCGACGAGAACCTGCCCGTGTTCATAATATGCCCCCAGTCATCCGTTTATGAAAAGATAGCTTCCAACGTTCAGGAGGTTAAATCCAGAGACGGAATAGTTCTGGCGGTGGTAACAGAGGGCGACACAGGGCTTGATGCTCTGGCCGACCACAAAATTGAGATCCCCGCCATTGCCGAGGAGCTTTCGGTGTTCCCCGCTGTGGTGGTGACACAGATATTTTCGTATTACGTGGCGAGTCTTCTGGGGCTTGATGTCGATCAGCCCCGAAATCTGGCGAAATCAGTCACGGTTGAATAA
- a CDS encoding tetratricopeptide repeat protein, producing MKYSTDFLKGLSALTEGNYEKAASYLKSAVMDNKERIEAYYTAGLVFKKLGQFEKASYIIETILSSDDVDSHTKRTLNVELGKIMFAAGNYKRAAKQLEMTSDTDGILLKAKALRETGDFDEAANTYKSLARMTGMNLDNEIGYCYYRCVLADKKDGYSKCFANALKYIPKSRVLRMALIDQHLLEGRGAKAVEEIESFIQDDLTATHHDMMKFQTIFFDEGKFEWLVRHCLKRINAGSDNPFNYTYVISRYLSTGNKEKAQAFIDRYVKNFGPTKIIARASLSIEHNAMLAMVLEKADFYQCRSCGAKAKDYSDTCKTCHSFETLKPV from the coding sequence ATGAAATACAGCACAGATTTTTTAAAAGGACTCTCCGCTCTCACTGAGGGCAACTATGAAAAGGCCGCTTCTTACCTTAAAAGTGCGGTTATGGACAATAAGGAACGTATCGAAGCCTACTACACCGCCGGACTTGTTTTCAAAAAGCTCGGTCAGTTCGAGAAGGCTTCATACATAATCGAGACAATTCTCAGCAGTGATGATGTGGACAGCCACACCAAGCGCACGCTGAACGTTGAGCTGGGCAAGATAATGTTTGCCGCAGGCAACTACAAAAGAGCCGCAAAACAGCTGGAAATGACATCCGACACAGACGGTATCCTGCTCAAGGCAAAGGCTCTGCGTGAGACCGGCGATTTCGACGAGGCCGCCAACACCTATAAGTCCCTTGCCCGTATGACGGGAATGAATCTGGACAACGAAATAGGCTATTGCTACTACCGTTGCGTTCTGGCTGACAAAAAAGACGGCTACTCAAAATGTTTCGCCAACGCACTGAAATATATCCCCAAGTCAAGAGTTCTGCGCATGGCTCTCATCGACCAGCACCTGCTGGAAGGCAGAGGCGCAAAGGCTGTGGAGGAGATCGAATCGTTCATTCAGGACGACCTCACCGCAACCCACCACGATATGATGAAGTTTCAGACCATCTTTTTTGACGAAGGGAAGTTCGAGTGGCTTGTTCGCCACTGTCTTAAACGAATCAATGCGGGTTCCGACAACCCGTTCAACTATACCTATGTCATCTCCCGCTACCTTTCAACAGGCAACAAGGAGAAGGCACAGGCTTTCATCGACAGATATGTCAAAAACTTCGGCCCCACAAAGATCATCGCCAGAGCTTCGCTCTCCATTGAGCATAACGCAATGCTGGCCATGGTTCTTGAAAAAGCTGATTTCTATCAGTGCAGGTCTTGCGGAGCAAAAGCGAAGGACTATTCCGACACATGCAAAACGTGTCACTCTTTCGAAACGCTTAAACCTGTTTAA
- the mutS gene encoding DNA mismatch repair protein MutS — MDRPEKITPMMQQFYEMKEKHRGSLLFFRMGDFYEMFGDDAVTASKILGIALTSREKDKENGMPMCGVPHHSYQAYLVKLLRAGLNVAICDQLEDPAQAKGIVKRGVTKVLTPGTVVDEAALPASDNNFFACIYKSEKNYRLAFADSSTGELYLEPATEDTFRDILSRYAPKETVRNFKVTEGEDFSYSGNFSEAMALREVSDYYGVASLKSLGLDDSSFACPIYMAIRHLNRVMLDVKLLKPRLVTDEERVYLDSVASSTLELVKNSRDGSEDNTLYSVLNHTKTTMGSSLLKKWLLNPLRSVEAIRRRQEIAEFFINRQDIADGLREQLSGVYDVERIATRIAANRCNAKDLVWLKNSTRTFPILKYMLQSCDNPLINELAESFDALEDLTGLIDSAIDDNPPATLSEGGIIRTGYNAEIDELKDIKENSRNILMKIEAREKTSTGISTLRVKFNKVFGYYIEVSKGALDKVPDTYIRKQTIVNGERYIIPELKELEDKILNADSKLFALEYEIFTGIRLKIAENAQRIRNSAAIAAELDVLLSFAQAAVKNNYSKPHVTDSDGIIIKDGRHPVVEQNIRTSYVPNDIEMNTDDSRLSIITGPNMAGKSTYLRMCALITLMAHTGSYVPASSAEIGLVDRIFTRVGASDNLAGGESTFMVEMVETSNILNNATERSLLILDEIGRGTSTFDGVSIAWSIAEYIADKIKAKTLFATHYHEITDIARTGSGVKNLATQVLEHKGELIFMRKVVEGTADKSYGIHVAELAGLPKKVITRANAILKNLEKNELSPNGIANAAKSGKDTGGVVQTMLVFDDHPVVDELRKLDLNSITPLMALNVLAAMKEKAEKE, encoded by the coding sequence ATGGACAGACCTGAAAAAATTACCCCGATGATGCAGCAGTTCTATGAGATGAAGGAGAAGCATCGGGGCTCCCTTCTCTTCTTCCGCATGGGCGATTTCTATGAAATGTTCGGCGACGACGCTGTCACTGCATCAAAAATTCTGGGCATAGCACTCACAAGCAGAGAGAAGGACAAAGAGAACGGAATGCCAATGTGCGGCGTTCCCCATCACAGCTATCAGGCATATCTTGTTAAGCTCTTAAGAGCAGGGCTGAACGTTGCCATCTGCGATCAACTGGAAGACCCTGCACAGGCCAAGGGCATCGTTAAAAGGGGTGTAACTAAGGTTCTGACCCCCGGAACCGTGGTTGACGAGGCGGCACTTCCCGCATCGGACAACAACTTTTTCGCATGCATCTACAAATCCGAAAAGAACTACCGTCTTGCCTTCGCCGACTCATCCACAGGCGAGCTTTATCTTGAACCTGCCACAGAGGATACTTTCAGGGATATTCTGAGCAGATATGCCCCAAAAGAGACAGTGCGCAACTTCAAGGTCACCGAAGGCGAGGATTTTTCATATTCCGGCAATTTCTCGGAGGCCATGGCTCTCAGAGAGGTTTCCGACTATTACGGCGTGGCATCCCTCAAATCTCTGGGACTGGACGACAGCTCTTTCGCATGCCCCATATACATGGCGATAAGACATCTGAACAGGGTAATGCTTGATGTTAAACTCCTGAAGCCCCGTCTGGTGACGGACGAGGAAAGGGTATATCTGGACAGCGTGGCATCATCCACTCTGGAACTGGTAAAAAACAGCCGTGACGGTTCTGAGGACAACACCCTATATTCCGTTCTGAATCATACTAAGACGACAATGGGCTCAAGTCTTCTTAAAAAATGGCTGCTGAATCCCCTGCGCAGCGTGGAGGCCATCCGCAGAAGGCAGGAGATAGCCGAATTTTTCATAAACAGACAGGACATTGCAGACGGTTTGAGGGAGCAGCTCTCAGGTGTTTACGATGTTGAACGTATCGCAACCCGCATAGCCGCCAACAGATGCAACGCAAAAGACCTTGTGTGGCTTAAGAACTCGACCAGAACCTTCCCCATATTGAAATACATGCTCCAGAGCTGTGACAATCCGCTTATAAACGAACTTGCCGAAAGCTTCGACGCACTGGAAGACCTCACAGGTCTTATAGATTCCGCAATTGACGACAATCCTCCGGCCACACTCTCCGAAGGCGGAATAATCCGCACAGGCTACAATGCCGAGATTGATGAGCTGAAAGACATAAAAGAGAACAGCAGGAACATCCTGATGAAAATTGAAGCCCGTGAGAAGACCTCAACGGGAATCAGTACCCTGCGGGTAAAATTCAACAAGGTGTTCGGCTATTACATTGAAGTTTCAAAGGGTGCACTGGACAAAGTGCCCGATACATACATCCGCAAACAGACGATAGTGAACGGCGAGAGATACATAATCCCTGAGCTTAAAGAGCTTGAGGACAAGATTCTCAACGCCGATTCAAAGCTGTTTGCCCTCGAATATGAGATATTCACGGGTATCAGGCTGAAAATTGCCGAGAACGCACAGCGTATCAGAAATTCAGCGGCCATTGCGGCTGAGCTGGACGTGCTTCTGTCGTTTGCGCAGGCCGCCGTTAAGAACAATTATTCAAAGCCCCACGTCACCGACTCCGATGGGATTATAATCAAAGACGGCAGACACCCCGTCGTTGAGCAGAACATACGCACAAGCTACGTTCCCAACGACATAGAGATGAACACGGACGACAGCAGACTCTCTATCATAACCGGCCCCAACATGGCCGGTAAATCGACCTACCTGCGCATGTGCGCACTGATAACGCTTATGGCTCACACAGGCTCATACGTCCCCGCCTCATCCGCCGAGATCGGCCTTGTGGACAGGATTTTCACCCGTGTGGGAGCCAGCGACAACCTCGCCGGAGGCGAATCAACATTTATGGTGGAGATGGTGGAAACATCCAACATCCTGAACAACGCCACCGAAAGGTCGCTTCTGATACTTGATGAAATAGGCAGAGGGACGTCCACATTCGACGGCGTATCAATCGCCTGGTCAATCGCCGAATACATAGCTGACAAAATAAAGGCTAAAACGCTTTTCGCCACCCACTACCACGAAATAACCGACATCGCCCGCACAGGCTCAGGAGTCAAAAACCTTGCAACTCAGGTTCTTGAACACAAGGGCGAGCTTATCTTCATGCGCAAGGTCGTTGAAGGCACGGCGGATAAGAGCTACGGAATACACGTTGCCGAGCTTGCGGGACTGCCCAAAAAGGTTATCACCCGTGCTAACGCAATATTAAAAAACCTTGAAAAGAATGAGCTTTCACCCAATGGTATAGCAAACGCCGCAAAGAGCGGAAAGGACACAGGCGGAGTGGTTCAGACCATGCTTGTTTTCGACGACCACCCTGTTGTGGACGAACTGCGCAAACTCGACCTGAACAGCATCACGCCCCTTATGGCTCTGAACGTTCTGGCGGCAATGAAAGAAAAGGCAGAAAAGGAATGA